TGGACATCTCGGCGGTGAAGCGCTTGGGTTCGGACTGCGCCGCCAGCAGGGCGACGCCCCGGCTGAACAGCCGCACGGTGTCCCACCCGGCATGGCGGCGCAGCGGCACGACGATGTGGATGCCCTTGCCGCCCGACAGCATCGCCCATGACGCCAGACCCAGAGCCTCCAGCCTGTCGCGCAGGTCCAGCGCGGCGCGGCGGGTGGCGGCGAAGCCCAGCCCCTCGTCGGGGTCCAGGTCGAAGACCAGGCGGTCGGGCCGGTCCAGCCGGTCGCGCCGCGCGCCCCAGATGTGGAACTCGACCGTGCCCATCTGCACCGCGCCGACGATCCCCGCCGCATCAGTGGCATAGGCATGGGGGCTGGTCTCGCCCGCGCTGTCCGCGATCTGCTGGATCCTCAGCGCATCGGGAAAGCCCTTGCCGGGGTGCTTCTGGAAGAACCGCTCGCCCGCCATGCCCTCGGGCAGGCGCAGCAGGGACAGGGGGCGGTCGGCCAGTTCGGGCAGCATCAGGGGGGCCGCGGCGGCGTAGTAGTCGGCCAGCCCGGCCTTGGTCAGGCGGGGCTTGTCGAAGATCACCCGGTTGGCGCTGCTGATCGCGATCCCGGCGGTGATGGGGCGGTCCTTTTGGGCCTGCACCGGGGGGCAGGGCTCGGACGGCGGGTCGGCGCGCAGGCCCAGGAAGACGGCATGGCGCAGGCGGCCTTGGGCGGTCGTCTCGGCATAATCGACCTCGATGCGCAGCTCGGGCGCGATCCAGGTCACGCCCGCCGCCTCGCGGCGCGGGACCTCCACGGGGGCGGCCTTGCGCACCAGCGGCGCCATGCGGCGGGCCAGATCGGCCATCGCCTCGGCATCGAAGCCGGTGCCGACCTTGCCCAGATAGGCCAGCGCGTCCCCCTGCCGGTCCGCCACGGCCAGCGAGGCGAAGGGCCGCCCCCGGCGGTCGCTGGCCTGCCAGCCGACGATCAGGAACTCGCCCCGCCGGCGGCACTTGATCTTGAGCCAGTCGCGGCTGCGCCCGCCGCGATAGGGGGCATCCACGCGCTTGGCGATCACCCCCTCGCCGCCCACGCCGCAGATCATCGCGAAGGCCTCGTCGGCTTGGCCGTGGATGATCGGCGACAGGGTCACCGCGCCCATCGGCGGCAGGGGGCGCAGCAGCTTTTCCAGCGCCTTGCGCCGCTTGGAGAGGGGCAGGGCGGTCAGGTCGCGCCCGTCCAGATGCAACAGGTCGAAGGCGACATAGCGGAACGGCCCGCCCGCCTTGATCGCATCCTGCAGGGTGCCGAAGCCCTGCAGGCCGCCGCCCGCGACGATCTCTCCGTCCAGAAGGGCGGCCTTGCAGGGCAGATCGCGCAGGGCGGGCAGCAGGTCGGCGAAGCGGTCGGTCCAGTCATGGCCCCCGCGCGTGAGGATGCGCGGCCCGCCCTGGCCCAGGGCCACCTGCGCGCGATAGCCGTCCAGCTTCAGCTCGTGCCAATGGGCACCGGCGTCGGCCAGGTCGTCGGTCAGCGTGGCCAGCTGGACCGGCTGGTGGCCGGGCAGGGCGCCCGGATGCGCGGGCAGGGCGGCGGGCTTGCCGGCCCGGATCGCCGCGAAGGTCCGCCCCGAGGCCACGCTGGTCCTGTGGTGCGCCACGGGGTCGCGCTGATGCGCGGCCTCGTCGTCGATCTTGACCAGCAGCCAGTTCTCGCGCTTGGCGTCCGACGCCTTGCGCCCCTTCATGCGGATCAGGTTCCAGTCGCCGGTCATCCTCTGGCCGTGCAGGCGGAACTTCAGGTGCCCCTTGGACAGGCCCCGCGCGGCGGGCTCCAAGGGCTGCCACCAGCCCAGATCCCACAGCATGACGGTGCCCGCGCCGTAATGGCCCTTGGGGATCAGCCCCTCGAAGGTCAGGTAGGACAGGGGATGATCCTCGGTCCGCACCGCCAGCCGCTTGTCGCCGGGGTCCAGCGACGGCCCCCGCGTCACCGCCCAGGACAGCAGCACGCCGCCCCATTCCAGCCGCAGATCCCAGTGCAGCCGCGTGGCGTCGTGGTTCTGCATGGAATAGCGCAGCCCAAGGCGCGAGGGCGTGCCATCGTCGGACGGCTCGGGCGTGGCGCCGAAGTCGCGCTTGTCCAGATAGGGGCCAAGGCCCGACATCAGGCGGATTTCGGCTTGGCGCGGGGCTTGCGGGCGGGCTTCTTCGCCGCCGCCTTGGGCTTGCCGCCGTCCTTCTTCAGGCTGTCCTTCAGCGCCGACATCAGATCCACCACGTTCCCGCCCGAGGGGCGCGCATCGTCCTCGTCGCCCGCCCTGGCGCGCGGGGTCTTGCGGTTCTTGCGCTTGGCCGCGATCAGGTCGCGCAGGGCCTTGTCATAGTGGTCCCTGAACGCCTCCGCGTCGAACGGCGATGACTTGCGCCGGATCAGCTGCGTGGCCACCTCCAGCAGGTCCGCGTCGCTGGCGCCGTCCTCGATCGAGGCGAACAGCGGCTCGGCCTCGCGGATCTCGTCCTCGTAGCGCAGCGTCTCCAGCAGCAGCCCGTCGCCGCAGGGACGGATCGCGCAGAGATATTCGCGGCCCCGCATGGTCAGCTGGCCAAGCGCGGTCTTCCTCTCGGCCCGCAGCGCGTCGCGGACGACGCGATAGGCATCCTCGGCCAGATCGTCGGTGGGCACGACGTAATAGGGCTTGTTGTAGTACAGCGGCGGGATCTCGGACTGGTCGACGAACTGCACCAGCTCCAGCGTCTTCTTGGTGTCCAGCTTGATCGCGTCGATCTCTTCGGGGTCCAGCAGCAGATAGTCGCCGCCCTCGACCTCGTAGCCCTTCAGGATGTCCTCGGCCTTGACCGGACCCAGCCCCGCCACGGTCTTCTGATAGCGCACCGGCTTGCCGGAGGGTCCGTGGATCTGCCGGAACGACACCCGCGCTCCCGATCTGGTCGCGGGATGCAGTTCCACCGGGATGGCGACAAGGGACAGGCGCAGCTGACCCTTCCAGACTGCGCGCGATGCCATGGCGATCTCCGGGGTTGCGGCGGTAGGGGTCAGACTGCACCGGACGCGGGGGCAACGCAATGCAGCGGGTGACGGGGCGGGCGATCCTTCCGCCCCATCATCGCAGGTGGCCGCGGCTGGCCCCTGCAAGGGACTGCGCGGCCTCCGGGGGCATGGCCACCTGTTCGAACTCGCGGGCGAGCCTGTCCAGCGCCTCGCGCATCTGCGGACCGCCTAGCGGCCGACCGTGCAGCGGTACCAGCGTCTCGGGCCGCAGCCGGGCGAGGCGGCGGACCGAGGCCGCCGCCGCGGGCCAGTCGGACGTGAAATAGGCGGGCGGGCCGTGCAGTTCGGGCGGCTGGACGAGCGCGGCATAGGCCCCCTCCTGTCGCGTGGTGATGATGGCATCGCCCGACAGCAGGGTCCGGTCGCGCGCCCGCCACAGCGCGACATGGCCCGGCGTGTGGCCCGGGCTGTGGATCCATTCCCAGTCCGCCAGACGGGGAATGCCGCCATCCTGGGCCAGGGGCCGCAGGCGCGCGCCCAGATCGACGGGCCTGCGCGGATAGAGGGGCGACAGCCGGGCCATCATGCCCCCCACGCCGGGATCGGGGGGCGGGTAGCTGCGCGTGCCGTCCAGATAGGGCAGCTCGTCCGGATGGGCGTAGACCGGCGCATCCCACCGGTCGGCCAGCTCCTGCAACGCGCCGACATGGTCGAAATGGCCGTGGGTCATGACGATGGCCGCAGGCCGCGCATGGGGGCCGAAGCGCGCGGCAGCCGCGGCGGCGATGCGCGACGCGGTGCCGGGCAGGCCCGCATCCAGCAGGATCCAGCCCCGGTCCCCGGCATCGGGCCGGCCCAGAAAGACCACGTTGACGATCCCCAGCCCCAGGCAGGCGATGTCCGCGCCGATCGCCGTCAGGGCCCCCGTCCGCTGCCCGGTCAGGGCGGTGCGGGCCACGGGGATCTGCGCCCCGATCCGGCGATCGCGATCATCGCTCAGCGCCGCCACCGCGACCGAGAAGGCGCCATAGGCCTGCATTCCCGCCCGCAGCCGCGGGTCCGGGACCGTCATCGACGCCATGCAGAAGCCCGCCCCCTGCGCGGCGTCGATCAGGCGGTGCGCCCTCATGCCGAGGGGCCTGTCCTGATCCGGGTGATAGCGCGTGAGCAGGCTGTAGCCCGCGACCGCCGCGCCCGCCGCATAGAAGCGCCGCCGCACATGGGGCCGGACGCCCCCGACAAGCTTCGGCAGAGCGATCAGGGCCAGCACGGAGATCGCGTCCAGAAGCGCATGGTGTCGCGGTGGGATCATGACAGGCACCTTTCGGGAAAAGGGCCTGCAAACCGTCACGGGCCGCGAATGTTCCCGCCGGGTGCACCCGATCCGGACCAGCTGTCGACAGAGGCACCGCCGCCCTGCGGCCGTTACCGGACTACGCCGCGATCCAGACGGGAACGCTCGCGGCGGTAAAGCGGCAGGGCAGTACGCTCCACGTCCGGACCGGCTGGCAGGCCATGCCGGCGCGACACGGTCAGGGTGCCGCCCCGAGGCCGGGCGGCACCCTTGCGTCACAGGTGCAGAAGGACCTGGATCCGCCCGGGCCCGGTGACGCGGGCCGAGGTCCGGGCGCCGTGATCCAGCAGCCGCGACAGCACCTCCGCCTGCCGGGGCGGCAGATAGCCGAGGCGCTGGCCCTCCTCGGTCTCCACGGCGACCGCCGCGGGGTCGAAATTCCAGTCATGGACCCGTCGCAGCAGCAGCGGCTGTCCCGCGACCTGCGCCCGGCTGTCGGGCACCGGATTGGCAAGGTACGTGTCCAGCACCTCGAGGGGCGCCGGACGGACCCGGCTTGCCAA
The nucleotide sequence above comes from Paracoccus liaowanqingii. Encoded proteins:
- the ku gene encoding non-homologous end joining protein Ku: MASRAVWKGQLRLSLVAIPVELHPATRSGARVSFRQIHGPSGKPVRYQKTVAGLGPVKAEDILKGYEVEGGDYLLLDPEEIDAIKLDTKKTLELVQFVDQSEIPPLYYNKPYYVVPTDDLAEDAYRVVRDALRAERKTALGQLTMRGREYLCAIRPCGDGLLLETLRYEDEIREAEPLFASIEDGASDADLLEVATQLIRRKSSPFDAEAFRDHYDKALRDLIAAKRKNRKTPRARAGDEDDARPSGGNVVDLMSALKDSLKKDGGKPKAAAKKPARKPRAKPKSA
- a CDS encoding HIRAN domain-containing protein is translated as MMKRRMMLGLALTAALPSAALASRVRPAPLEVLDTYLANPVPDSRAQVAGQPLLLRRVHDWNFDPAAVAVETEEGQRLGYLPPRQAEVLSRLLDHGARTSARVTGPGRIQVLLHL
- the ligD gene encoding DNA ligase D, whose amino-acid sequence is MSGLGPYLDKRDFGATPEPSDDGTPSRLGLRYSMQNHDATRLHWDLRLEWGGVLLSWAVTRGPSLDPGDKRLAVRTEDHPLSYLTFEGLIPKGHYGAGTVMLWDLGWWQPLEPAARGLSKGHLKFRLHGQRMTGDWNLIRMKGRKASDAKRENWLLVKIDDEAAHQRDPVAHHRTSVASGRTFAAIRAGKPAALPAHPGALPGHQPVQLATLTDDLADAGAHWHELKLDGYRAQVALGQGGPRILTRGGHDWTDRFADLLPALRDLPCKAALLDGEIVAGGGLQGFGTLQDAIKAGGPFRYVAFDLLHLDGRDLTALPLSKRRKALEKLLRPLPPMGAVTLSPIIHGQADEAFAMICGVGGEGVIAKRVDAPYRGGRSRDWLKIKCRRRGEFLIVGWQASDRRGRPFASLAVADRQGDALAYLGKVGTGFDAEAMADLARRMAPLVRKAAPVEVPRREAAGVTWIAPELRIEVDYAETTAQGRLRHAVFLGLRADPPSEPCPPVQAQKDRPITAGIAISSANRVIFDKPRLTKAGLADYYAAAAPLMLPELADRPLSLLRLPEGMAGERFFQKHPGKGFPDALRIQQIADSAGETSPHAYATDAAGIVGAVQMGTVEFHIWGARRDRLDRPDRLVFDLDPDEGLGFAATRRAALDLRDRLEALGLASWAMLSGGKGIHIVVPLRRHAGWDTVRLFSRGVALLAAQSEPKRFTAEMSKARRKGRIFIDWLRNERGATAIAPFSVRARPGAPVACPVSWDELARIRKASAFSTEAALDRGWADTAPPDPQGLTARVIEALEDALTRGAEAIRPAFRTCHGKGTPRHHPSPGRVVSSGPWTCRPSQPATLVRTKMSRRLRWLAAECIRGGICGCPRAG
- a CDS encoding MBL fold metallo-hydrolase; the protein is MGAQIPVARTALTGQRTGALTAIGADIACLGLGIVNVVFLGRPDAGDRGWILLDAGLPGTASRIAAAAAARFGPHARPAAIVMTHGHFDHVGALQELADRWDAPVYAHPDELPYLDGTRSYPPPDPGVGGMMARLSPLYPRRPVDLGARLRPLAQDGGIPRLADWEWIHSPGHTPGHVALWRARDRTLLSGDAIITTRQEGAYAALVQPPELHGPPAYFTSDWPAAAASVRRLARLRPETLVPLHGRPLGGPQMREALDRLAREFEQVAMPPEAAQSLAGASRGHLR